In Leptospira fletcheri, the genomic window TATAATATAGGGGCGATCTACGAAAGTTTGGGACAACTTAAAGATTCTCGTATTTATTTCGGAACGTACTTGAAAAACGAAAAGGAGCTGAAAGAAGAGGAGTGATGGCACGCGTAGAACGCCGATTCCAAATGCTCCTGACCGAGGAAGAATTCGAACTATTGAGGAGAGAGGCGAGCGAAAGAGAAATGTCCGCTTCCGAATTGCTTAGGACCTGCTTTCGAAACGAAATTTTCCGCTCCGACACATATCGTCGATTGGAAGCGTTAAAAGAACTGGCCCAGATCTATTCCGGAACCGAGATTTGAAGTTACTTCTCGCTAAAAATTCCTTTTATACCTTGCTTTTAGGCGAATCAAAAGCTAAGAAAGAGATCCAAAATGCGCTTGAAGCGCTTACTAAAAAAAACGCGTTGTTTTGCGTTTCTTTAGCGTCCGTCCAAGCGATTCTTTCCATGGAACGCGACTTTTCGCGAAGGGAAATTCTTTGGGCGCAGTCCAAAAATTTTTTCGCCGAAATCCTTCCGGTCAAAAAGGAGGAAATCTCCCTTGCATTAAAACTGTCCGCCTCGGCGGACTTGAACTGGGAGGAGTGGTTGGACGTGGCTTCCGCATCCCTTTCCGACCTAGACGGAATTTTATCTCTGGATTCCCGGTACAGAAAACAGACTTTGATGAAAGTTCTACTCGCTGAGGAAATAGACCTCGACGGGGTCGCTTAACGGACTGATCTGGTCCGCACCGTCCGCCGGATCGTAGAGCGAATTGTAAGCGGCAATCTTAAAATAGAAGGTAAGTCCTTTTTGTAAAAACAGAAGTTTTTTGTCATAAGGATCCGAAATCGGTTTTTTCTTTTTTCCCTTCGAGAGTTTATGTTTGTCTTCTTCCGGTTTTTCCGCGTTCAAGCTGATCAATCGATTGTCGATGCACTGGCAAAGTTTTTGCCCGCCCGTCTTCTGTTTGTTCGGACAGGACGGGTCCTCTCCTCGGACGGGGTCCAGATATTCGCTCATCGGATGTTTTTCCCGATCTGAGATGGACAGGACGGGCATTTTGCCTTTTTCCAGATCCGTACGAGTGCCTTTTAGAATTCCGACCATTCTGTTCGGGCCGACTCCATAATGAATCACGTATCCGCCGGCTTTTCCCCGGACTTCCTTTTCAGGATTCGGAGTCCAACTAAGACATACGCGGGGACTTCCCGTGTCAGGATAGGCGTCGTCCATGTACACAACCTGCAAACCCATAGGCTTGACTGGAGGGAGGTTCTCGTTATACGAAAAAGATAAACTTTCCAGTTCGGGACCCGTATTTCCGGAAGCGTCCGACTTGAATTTCAGCTTCGCTTGAAAATACTTGAAACGAGGAAGATTCTTATCCAACGGGATCTTATACGTCTGGAACTTCCTCTGCGCAGGCGGTGTTTCCGTTTCTTCGTCCGAGGAAAGATCTTCCTGCAAATAATCTTCGAGTTTTCTGAGATCTACGGACTTCCAATTCGGTCCGTCTTCCCCGGATCGAGGAAAGGGGCGAGGAGAAAATCGAAAATACAATTCCAAAAAGGAGGATTTCGGTATCTTTGCTTTCAAGGTCAGACCTTCCGGCACCGAATTCGTATACTTCGTTTTATATACGGGGGAGACTGCGGTTCCGAATTTGGCTCCCGCAGTAAAAGAGGATTGGTCGTAGGTTTGTCCGCTATAGGGAGTGGAAAGTTCCTCCAAGTCCGGCGCTCCCTTGGCCGTCAGAAAATCGTCTAACCAGCCGTAAAAATTCTCTCCCAAAACGAACGGAGTGGTATCTTCCGGATGAAATCCGATGCGGACGATCGACTCTCGGCGCGGAAGGGTCGCTCTATCGTTTTCCTTTCCGTTCACGTAAAATACGATCTCCCTTTGCATCGGGCGAAAATGGATTACAAGGTGATTCCATTTCGATCTGGAAATTCTTTCCCTTCCTACGATTTTAAGGGAGGAAAAGGTTTTATTCTCTTTTTCAAAAAAATTATAAAACTCTAATACGGGAATCTCATCCTTTATTTTTAGATCCCAGCCGAAACGTTTTCCGCGAGTGTACAATCCTTTGTTTAAGAGAGTGGCTTCCTTATCCAAAGTTCCCGGTAAAAGGAATAGGGATATATAATATTCCTCT contains:
- a CDS encoding CopG family transcriptional regulator, yielding MARVERRFQMLLTEEEFELLRREASEREMSASELLRTCFRNEIFRSDTYRRLEALKELAQIYSGTEI